TCCGAAGTCCGCGAAGAACTCCGTAAAGGCGTGATAGGCATCGCAGATCCAGCGGTCCTGCAGGTAGACCCCCACCTTGGGGAACCACTGGGCCACCATGAGGAAGTCCCCCTCGGGGGTGTAGCCGCTGCGACAGCGGATCTGGGGAAAGAGGCTCTCCCACTCGATGTCCAGGTGGATGCTCTCCCCAGGCTGGACTGGACGCCCTAGCTTCACCCAATAGACTGTCTCATCCTCACCGTAGTGCCCTTGCAGGGCCTGGCCGCCGAGCTTCACCGACTTCAGCTGGCAGTAGCCCCAGGAGGAGGGCAGCGCCGGGTCGGCCATCCGCCCCTCCGACTCCCGGTAGAAGAGGGAGCGGGGACTCTTGAAAGCATTGAGATAGAGGTGAAGTGGGAACTCCGAGGTCGGCGCCGTCCCCCCGTTCCTCCAAGAGATCGTCTCCCGCCCCTCGATGCGCTTCCCCGGCCAGTCCAGATTCGCCTGGATCCGGTAGCTCGCCAGACGGGGCGACTTCGGCACCTCGAACCACCTCTCCGGCGAGGCCTGGAGCCAAACCCCCACCAGGGCCAGCACACCCAGAGCACAGCCCCTCAGAACCCGAAAACCCTTGAAAAACATGGACAGAGAACCAACCATCACCACTCCGCACCAGCAGAGTAGCGCATTTCATCCTTGATTTCCCCGCCCGGCGTGATACACTAATCTTCTACCGCGGGGTGGAGCAGTCCGGTAGCTCGTTGGGCTCATAACCCAAAGGTCACAGGTTCAAATCCTGTCCCCGCTACCAAACCTAGAAGTGCCAAAGCCTTGAATCTTAACGATTCAAGGCTTTTTTCTTAGCTGTCGAAGACCTGGAATGCACCCGTGGGTGAGCCTCTGTTCTACCCAGTTTCTAGGGGTCAATGCACAACATGGGCATAAGATAAATCGACCTCAAGCCCTTATGGAGTAGGGATTTACTCAATTGACCAGCAGGCTGCTGACCAATTGCCCTGGTTCCACATCGTGACCCTGCTGACCCAGGTGCGGAGCGATGCAGAGTGGGCATGGCTGGCCGTCCGGACAACCCAGCAGGGTTGGTCCCGGACCACCCTCCAGCCCCACATCAAGCACCGCCCCTTCGAGCGTCAGGGACAGGCCGTCACCAACTTCGAGGACCGCCCCCCGGTCTCCCAGGCTACGCTCGCCCAGGAGAGCCTGAAGGATCCCTATCTCTTCGACTTCCTGGGGGTCGGCGAGGAGGCCCTGGAGCGCGACATCGAGTCCGCCCTGGTCCGCCACATCACCCGCTTCCTGCTGGAGCTGGGCGCGGGCTTCGCCTTCGTCGGCCGCCAGTACCGCCTGGAGGTCGGCGGGGAGGAGTTGAGCCTCGAGGCAGATGAAGAAGCACCCTGAAGTCCCCGCCCCCCGCAGACCATTCCCTGATCCCTGATCCCTGAGTAGGGAATCCCGAAGCCACCATGGCGTGAGGCATCCTGTTCAAGGCGAAGGGCCCAGTGCCAGGATTCTCCTATGCTCTGAAGGCTGCCATAGCCATCTGGGGCCATGCCGGGTGCCCGCTTGGACCGGCCATGGAGAATCGTGTTGCCGTCATATGCGCAGAACAACCTTGATCGTAATATACTTTATGCTATAACCACCCGTAGGGCTTCCGGCGCCTCACAGTAGCCAATGCCAAGGCGACTTCCGGCAGTCCTGGTCCCCGGGTCCCGGGGCTCCGATGCCACCCCACCGCTCAGCCGCGGAACCCAGAGGGTTCCCTGGCGGAGCCTCGCAAGGAGCCATGAGCATGACCAGAAAGTCCAGACCCGGGATGACACGTCCCCTCATTCTGCTTACCCTGCCGAGCCTGCTCGGCGCCGCCTCCCCTCAGCCTGACGAGACGGTGACCCTCGAAGCGGCCTCCGTCTCGGCCAAGTCTGCCAGGAGCGGTGCCGTCGCCCAGTCCTCGGAGGCCGCCACCCAGTACAGCGTGGACCCGTCCGGGATCGAACTCTGGGCGGGAGCCGGGGGCACCAACTACTACCAAGCCCTGGAGGGCATGCCCTCGGTCAATGTCCATGCGGTGGATGCCTTCGGCTTGGCGAACATCCCAGGCGGAAGCAAGGGGCTGCGGGTCCGGGGTGAGCTCGCCACCCATGGGGTCAACGGCAACATTGAAGGCGTCCCCGTCAACGGGGTCAACCCGGGTCCCGGTCAGCTGTTCCTCTATGACAGCGAGAACTATGCCTCCGTCTCCCTGACTCAGGGTCCGGTACCGGCCGACACCTTCTCCATCTTCACCAACACCGGCGTCATGAACACCGAGCTGCTCTGGCCCAAGGCCAAGCGCGGCCTTCGCTTCGCCCAGAGCCTGGGTTCCTTCAACCTCTCCCGCAGCTTCCTGCGCTACGACAGTGGCACCCTGGCCAACGGCAGCGCCTTCTTCCTCTCCGGCTCCCACAGCCAAGCCTCCAAGTGGCGCGGTCCCGGGGATTCCCCGGAGGGCCGGAACAATATGGAGGCCGCCTTCGCCACCCGCTTGGGCAGCCAGGCCGACTTCAAGGTCTTCGCCGCCTTCAACAAGATGAAGGAGGACAACTACCGCGCCCTGACCTACGCCCAGGCCATGGACCTGGGCACCTACCGCGGCTTTGACTACAGCGACACCTCCAGCGCTACCGCCGCCCAGGCCATCTCCTACCACGGCTACAACCGCCAGGACTTCAAGGACTGGTCCCTGCTTGGCGAGTTCACCTGGCGGGGGGGCAAGGACTCCAAGCTCGTAGTCAAGCCCTTCTATCAGCAGGAGAAGGGGTATTACCTGGACGGCATGGCCAACGGCAAGGTCCGCGACTGGCTGATGGATCATGACTCCTATGGTCTGACGGCCGAGTTCCAGACCCGCTTCGGGGAGACGGGGCTGAAGGTGGGCTACTGGTGGACCACCATGGTCCCGCCGGGCCCCCCCACCGCCTGGAAGATGTACACCCCCACCTCAACAGGGGACCTCAGCGGCGGCGCCACCTGGGCCATCCTGGCCAAGACCGTCGACCGCCACCAGTACCACAGCGCCTACGCCATGGCGGACCGCAGCTTCGGGGCGATGCAGCTCCAGGCCGGACTGCGCTACATCCTGGAGACCATGCCCGGCCTCGACTTCTACAACACCACCGGCATCGGCGACGTCTCCTACCACCAGGCCCTCTCCCAATCCACGGGGGTGGTGGCCGAGCGCAGCGCCAGCAGCTTCAGCGTCCATGAGGCCCTCCCCTTCCTGGGCATGACCTGGGACCTGAACCCCATCAACACCCTCAAATTCAGTCTGGGAAGGAATTACGGCGCCCCCGCCTTCGATATCTGGCCGGTCTACCAGCAGAACTACGCCACCTTCCACGCCCAGGGCGTGACCGCCGACCAGCTCTGGCACCAGATGAGACCGGAGACCTCCACCGCAGCCGATTTCGGCCTTCGCAGCACCTTCGAGCGCGGCTGGTTGGAGCCGACCCTCTACTATTCCCGGTCCCACCACAAGGGCGTTTCCTACAACCCGGGTCTGGGGGTCGCCTATTCCCAGAATGTGGGGGAGAGCAAGGCCTGGGGCGTACAGCTGGCCGGGAACTGGAGTGTCCTGCGCCAGCTCGAGCTCTTCGGAACCCTCTCCTATGACCGCAACGAGTTCGCCTCCGACCTGCCCCTCAGCAGCGGCGGCACCCTGGCCGTGAGGGGGCTCCAGCTCCCCGATGTGCCCCTCTGGTCCAGCAGGATGGGTGCCGCCTGGCACCTCGGCCCATGCACGCTCTCTCCCATTGTCCACTACACCGGCACCCGCTATGGGGACACCCAGCATCTCCAGCGGGTCCCGGGCTATGCCACCGCCGACCTGGGAATCAGCTACGCCCGCAAGCTCTCCCGGGGGGAGATGCAGGCCTCCCTCGGCGTCGACAACCTGCTGGACAAGCGCTACATCGGCTTCATCAACGCGAGCTACTACCAAGCCCTGAGCAGCACCAGCGCCTACTACTACCCAGGGGCCCCCCGATCAGTGGTGGGCAAGCTCAGCCTGAGTTTCTGACGCAAAGGGAGATCCTCATGAGTCACAACGGAATCCGCAACCTCGCCATGGCGGCGCTCATCCTCGGTTCCACCCTGGGCATGGACGCAACGACCCCTCCCTCCTCCCCCCAGGAGTCCATGGACAGCTTGGTCCTCTCCATGTCCACGGACAGGGCCCCCCTCTTTGAGGGTGCCCTGGACATCGCCTCCGTGGCCCTGAAGCGGGGACACCCCGTCACCCTGCTCCTGAGGCTCGACGCCATCAAAGTCGCCGTCGCCCGGAACAGCTACCCCGTGAGGGACACCAGCCTCGCCGCCCGCCTCTCGGCCTTCATGGGCGCAGGCGGCAAGGTCATCGCAGGCGGGGGCTGCATGAAGGACATGGGCCTGACCCCGAGAGACCTCCTCCCTGGAGTCACAGTCGGCACCCCGGATCTAGTCATGGGCACCCTCTTCCGCAAGGACACCAAGATCCTGAGCTATTGATCCATCTGGATGCCAAAAAAGCGGGACGCCCGGAGGCGTCCCGCTTCAGGGGGCCGGGTCCGATCAGACCTTGGCCAGAACCACCAGCACGGTGCAGGTGTTGGGGCCGGGAACGTGCATCAGGCGCTCCTCGCCAGCGGGGATGTAGATGGCGTCGTTCTTCTCGAGGGTGTAGACATCGCCTGCGGGGGTCTTGATGACCAGGGTGCCCTCAAGGACGTGGTAGTACTTGTCCAGGGTGGGGGTGGCGCCCATGTGCGCACCACCATCGGGCAGGAACTGGGAGACGTTGACAGTCATGCCGGGGGTCTCGCGGCCGGCGAGCACCTTGTGGATGCCCCAGCAGCCAAAGTGGCCAGGACCTTCGTAGACGTCGCCCTCACTCCACTTCATAACCTTCATGATTTCCTCCTGTATTAAGGGAAATAAAACGGGTCGGCTCCGTACACGGATCACGCCGGACACCGACATGGTTTGCGAATGGGAATCAGCGTTGGAATACCAATGGGACTCGAGGTTCTGTTGGTAACTTCACGCTACGCAGGGGTCCTTCCGATGTCAACCCTTTCCCCTGTCCGCCTGCCGGTCCGCATGGACCGCATGAGCCGCTAGACTGAGGCCTGATTCCCAGCCCCCACGGAGAGCCCATGAGCGATGCCGCAGAGGTGAGAAGCGACCCGA
The sequence above is drawn from the uncultured Holophaga sp. genome and encodes:
- a CDS encoding cupin domain-containing protein, with the translated sequence MKVMKWSEGDVYEGPGHFGCWGIHKVLAGRETPGMTVNVSQFLPDGGAHMGATPTLDKYYHVLEGTLVIKTPAGDVYTLEKNDAIYIPAGEERLMHVPGPNTCTVLVVLAKV
- a CDS encoding PDDEXK nuclease domain-containing protein — translated: MDQQAADQLPWFHIVTLLTQVRSDAEWAWLAVRTTQQGWSRTTLQPHIKHRPFERQGQAVTNFEDRPPVSQATLAQESLKDPYLFDFLGVGEEALERDIESALVRHITRFLLELGAGFAFVGRQYRLEVGGEELSLEADEEAP
- a CDS encoding DsrE family protein; the protein is MSHNGIRNLAMAALILGSTLGMDATTPPSSPQESMDSLVLSMSTDRAPLFEGALDIASVALKRGHPVTLLLRLDAIKVAVARNSYPVRDTSLAARLSAFMGAGGKVIAGGGCMKDMGLTPRDLLPGVTVGTPDLVMGTLFRKDTKILSY
- a CDS encoding TonB-dependent receptor — protein: MSMTRKSRPGMTRPLILLTLPSLLGAASPQPDETVTLEAASVSAKSARSGAVAQSSEAATQYSVDPSGIELWAGAGGTNYYQALEGMPSVNVHAVDAFGLANIPGGSKGLRVRGELATHGVNGNIEGVPVNGVNPGPGQLFLYDSENYASVSLTQGPVPADTFSIFTNTGVMNTELLWPKAKRGLRFAQSLGSFNLSRSFLRYDSGTLANGSAFFLSGSHSQASKWRGPGDSPEGRNNMEAAFATRLGSQADFKVFAAFNKMKEDNYRALTYAQAMDLGTYRGFDYSDTSSATAAQAISYHGYNRQDFKDWSLLGEFTWRGGKDSKLVVKPFYQQEKGYYLDGMANGKVRDWLMDHDSYGLTAEFQTRFGETGLKVGYWWTTMVPPGPPTAWKMYTPTSTGDLSGGATWAILAKTVDRHQYHSAYAMADRSFGAMQLQAGLRYILETMPGLDFYNTTGIGDVSYHQALSQSTGVVAERSASSFSVHEALPFLGMTWDLNPINTLKFSLGRNYGAPAFDIWPVYQQNYATFHAQGVTADQLWHQMRPETSTAADFGLRSTFERGWLEPTLYYSRSHHKGVSYNPGLGVAYSQNVGESKAWGVQLAGNWSVLRQLELFGTLSYDRNEFASDLPLSSGGTLAVRGLQLPDVPLWSSRMGAAWHLGPCTLSPIVHYTGTRYGDTQHLQRVPGYATADLGISYARKLSRGEMQASLGVDNLLDKRYIGFINASYYQALSSTSAYYYPGAPRSVVGKLSLSF